The genomic DNA TGGCCGCGCAGGTCAACCCGTTTGTGCTGCGCTACACCGTCGATACGGTGCAGAATTTATTGAATAAAGGCCAGGGTTTGGCGCAGGGCTGGCAGATGCTTATTTGGGTGAGCGCGCTGTTATTGGCCAAAGAATTACTGAATACGGGCATCACGTTTGGCCAGAAATACTACGGCGAGAAAATCCGCATCAGCGTGTCGGGCGCGCTGGCCGAAGCGGCCGTGACCAGGATTCTGGGCTACGAGCTGGGCTTTTTTTCGGAAGGCGGCAACCAGACTGGCAAGCTCCAGACGCGCATCGACCGGGGGGTAGAGAGCCTGATGAAGCTGGTGCAAAACTTCTTCATCGATATCCTACCCCTTTTTGCGAATGCGCTGGTGGCGCTGGTGGTTATGTTCCTGGCCAACAAGTGGGTAGGGCTGGTGGCTACGTCCATTCTACCCATCTATTTCTGGCTGAGCTACCGCCAGGCCGACCGCCTCAACGGCACCCGCCGGATGCTGCGCAGCCTGCGCGAGGAAAAAAACCACGGCCTCATCAGCATCATCGACAGCATCGTGGTTATCAAGAGCTTCGTGCGCGAGGCCTACGAGGGCGACAAGCAGCTGGCCGTGCAAAACCGCCTCGAAGAAGCCCAGCTTGCGACCCGCAAAACCAACTTTCGCTACGACGGCCTCAAGTCGTTTTTCGAGCAAATCGGCGTGGTGGCCATCATCGTGCTCACCGCCTACCTCGTGCTGGTGGGCCAGATGAGCATCGGGGCCATCATGTTTCACGTGCTGCTGTTCAACAACGTGTCGGCCCCCATCCGGCAGCTGCACCGCATCTACGACGAGATGAACGAGGCGCTGACCTACGCCGAGGGCTTTTTCGCCATCCTCGATGCCGACGACCAGACCGAGCGCCCCGGCACGCTGCGCCCCGCGCACCTCTACGGCCGCTTCGAGCTGCGCCACGTCAACTTCACCTACCCCAGCGGCACGGCCGCCCTGCACAACGTGAGCATGACCATTGAGGCTGGCAAAACCACCGCGCTCGTGGGCCTCAGCGGCGCGGGCAAAAGCACGATTATCAACCTGCTCTGCGAATTTTATCGCCCCAACGGCGGCGAAGTGCTGCTCGACGGCCTACCCCTCTCGGAATACGACACGCCCGCCCTGCGCCAGCAAATCGGCCTCGTGCTCCAGAAAAACCACATTTTCAAGGGCACTATCGAGGAGAACATCTGTTACGGCAACTTTAACGCTACCCAGGCCGAAATCGAAGCCGCCGCCCGTCAGGCCTACCTCCACGACCAGATTCTGGACCTGCCCAGGGGTTACCAGAGCGACGCCCAGCAGCTTTCGGGCGGCCAGCAGCAGCGCATCGCCATCGCCCGGCTCTTCCTTAAAAACCCGCCCATCATCTTCCTCGACGAGCCCACCGCCAGCCTCGACGCCATCGCCACCGAGCAAATCAAAAATAGCCTCGACGCCATCAAGCAGGGCCGCACGGTGGTCATCATCTCCCACAGCCTCGCCCAAATCGTGGATGCCGACTGCATCTACGTCATGAAAAAAGGCGAAGCCGTGGAGAGCGGTACCCACGCCGAGCTCTACTCAACCCGCGGCACCTACCGCGAAATTTTCGACGCCTCGGCGCGCAGCCTCAACATCGAAAAGCTAGCCAAAACAATGGCCGATGACGGCGATGAGGTGCTGGATACGGCGCTGTGAGGATGTTTTTCTAGGTAGTAGCGCGAACTTTGTAGTTCGCGTTCCCGCGCCGCAACAACGATTTTAACGGCGCGGGGACGCGAACTACAAAGTTCGCGCTACTGCTCGGGCCAATAGATATAAGGCCACGCTTCCCAATTTGTAACCAGCCTAGCTTTCACCGGATTATTCACAACGTAGGCGATTACGCGGCTCATTTCTTCGCCATCGCGCACGACATGGTCGTAGGTTTCGCGCTGCCAGAATTGACCCGTTCGGCTCAACAGCTTATTAGCCTGCAAGGCAGTGTAGCCTTTCACACGTTGTAATGTTTCGGCCAGCGGCGGTGCCTCGTCGGGTAGCGATACGACCAGATGCACGTGATTTGGCATCAGGCAGTAGCATAGTAGGGTGTATGCTTTACCATGAAAGTAACGCAGTGAGCTACCCACTAACTCTGCTACCAGCGGCTCAGCAAGCCAGGTTGGGCCATAGCCACCCGTATCTAGCAGCTCGTCAAACCTACCAAAGTAGCGGCGCTTTTGCGCATAGGAATCCGCAATAGACTCTTCATCAGTACTTTTGAATTGCACTTGCAACCTATCTATTACACTTGCGGGCAGTAAATCGGCCAGTCGAAAAGTCAGAAAGATGGGCGAGCCAGGCGGCAGCCGATGCGGTAGGTTGCGCTCATAATACATTAAGTTGCCCATATTACGAAATAAGTAGCGCGAACTTTGTAGTTCGCGTCCCCGCGCCGTTAAAATCGTTGTTGCGGCGCGGGGACGCGAACTACAAAGTTCGCGCTACTACCCAATCGCTGCCCGCGTAAACTCCGAGAGCACCAGCCTGCCGCTGATGGCGGCGCGCTCCACGAGCAACGAATCCCAGTGCTCGGTGCCGGCCCAGAGGACCTGCTTGAGTTCGCGCATGGCCTCGGGCGAAGTGGTGGCCAGGCGCTGGGTCAGGGCTTGCACGGCCGCGTCGAGGGTAGGGAGGTCGGGCAGCACCTCGGCGTAGAGGCCGCGGGCGGCGGCCCACTCGGCCGTGCGAAACTGCGTAGCATCGATGGCGAGCTGCGCGAAGGCGGAAGCGCCGATTTTACGCTCCACGGCGGGGCCGACCACGAAGGGGCCGATGCCCACGGCTAACTCGCTGAGCTTCACGGCGGCTTGGGTGGTGGCCAGGCAGTAGTCGGTGGCGGCGGCCAGCCCTACCCCCCCGCCCACGGCCTTGCCCTGCACCCGCCCAATGAGGAGCTTGGGGCAGGTGCGGCAGGCATTGATAACGTGCGCAAAACCGCAGAAAAACGCCAGCCCCTGCGCCGCGTCGGCCACGGCGCGCAGCTCGTCGAAGCTGGCCCCGGCGCAGAAGGTGCGCTCGCCTTCGCTTTGCAGGATGACGACTTTGGTGGCTTCGTCGTGGCCGGCCTGGGTAATGGCGGCAGCCAGCTGTGCCAGAATGGCAGCGGGCAGCGAGTTGTGGGCGGGGTGGAAAAACGTGATAGTAGTGATGCCAGCGGCATCGGTAGCAGTGGTGACGTGGCCGGCGGGGAGGGTGCTCATGGGGGGTAGGAGTAAGAATTTCGCACAGAGTCCACAGAGTTTCACAGAGGTCAAAAAGCTCTTTTAACTCTGTGAACTCTGTGCGAAAATTCGTTAGGCTTGGTTTTTCTTCTTCACCATTGTCAGAATTGTGGCTACGGCCACGGTGTCGCCGGTTTCGTCGGTCACGGTCACGAGCCAGCGCACGATGCCTTTGGCGATGTCGGTTTCGTCGCGCTTTTCCTGGCCGATTTTCTCTTTAACCGTGAGTGTCACGCCGATGGTAGTGCCGGGGTACACGGGCTTGGTGAAGCGGCACTCATCGAGCCCATAATTCAGCAAAACCGGACCTTTGCGCGGGTCCACGAACATGCCGGCGGCCTTGGATAAAATATAGTACCCATGCGCCACGCGGCCCGTGAAGAGCGTGCCTTCCAGCGAAGTAGCATCGACGTGGGCGTAGAAATTATCGCCCGAAATGCCCGCAAAATTGCTGATATCGGCCTCCGTCACGGTGTGCTTGTGGGTGGTGTAGGTTTCGCCAATTTCCAGCTCCTCGAAGTAGCGCTGGAAGGGGTGCTTGTCGTACTCCACCGTTTTGGCCCCCGTCTGGTACACTTCCGTGATGGCCGTAATCATGCTCGGCGAGCCCTGCAACGCCACGCGCTGCATGAAGTGCTCGACGCCCCGGATGCCGCCCATTTCCTGGCCGCCGCCGGCCCGGCCGGGGCCGCCGTGCACGAGCTGGGGTAGGGGTGAGCCGTGGCCGGTGCTTTCCTTGGCCATCTCGCCATTAAGCACCAGAATGCGGCCGTGGTGGGTGGCCGCGCCGAGCACGAAATCCTGGGCCAGGTGCGGGTCGTTGGTGGCCAGCGAGCACACCAGCGAGCCTTTGCCGAGGTTGGCCAGGGCTATGGCTTCGGCGGGGTCGTGGTAGGGCATGAGCGTCACCACTGGCCCGAATGCTTCCAGCTCGTGGCTGTCCAAGTGCTTGAACGGATGGTCGTTGCGCAGCACGATGGGCGAGATAAACGCGCCCTTAGTCACGTCGGCCCCGCGCTCCTTGCCCAGAATCTCCACGTTTTCGAGGTCGCCATACACGATGGGGGTAGTCTTGGCGAGCTGGCGCACCTGCTCGCGGAGGCGCTCGGCCTGCTCGCGGCCGGCGAGCGCGCCCATGCGCACGCCCTCGGCCTGCGGGTGGCCGATGGTGGTCTGGGCCAACGCTTTGCCCAACGCAATCTGCACGTCTTCGAGCAAGTCGGCGGGCACGATAGCGCGGCGGATGGCGGTGCATTTCTGCCCGCACTTGGCCGTCATTTCCTTGCGCACTTCTTTGATAAAGAGGTCGAACTCCGGCGTGCCGGGCCGGGCATCGGAACCTAGCACGGCGGCGTTGAGCGAGTCAGCTTCCAACGTAAAGGGCACCGCCTCGCTGATGATGCGCGGGTGCGCCCGCAGCTTGGTGCCCGTGGCGGCCGAGCCGGTGAACGTGACCACATCCTGATACGTCACATGGTCCAGAATGCCCTGGCCTGAGCCCACCACCAGTTGCAACGCGCCGTCGGGCAGGATGCCGCTAGCGATAATCTCGCGCACCACGGCTTCAGTGAGATAGGCGCTGGGCACGGCGGGCTTCACCACGGCGGGCATCCCGGCCAGCAGGTTCACCGCGATTTTCTCCAGCATGCCCCAAATGGGGAAGTTGTAGGCATTGATGTGCACCGCTACCCCCTCCTTGGGCACCAAAAGGTGCTGGGCCATGAAGGTGCCGCCCTTCGACAAGCCCACCGGCTCGCCCTCTACATAAAACGGTTTGTCAGGAAACTTGCGCCGCAGCGAGGCGTTGGCAAATAAATTACCGATTCCGCCCTCAATATCAATCCACGAGTCGGCCCGCGTGGCCCCCGAGCGGTAGCTCAGCTCGTAAAAAAGCTCCTTTTTTTCCTGCAAGTGGAAGGCCAGCGCCTTCAGCATCCGGCCACGCTCGTGGAAGGTCATCCGGCGCAGCCTGGGGTTGCCTACGCGGCGGCCGTAGGCCAGAATCTGCTCAAAGTCAAAGCCTTCGGTGTTGGCCAGGGCAATGACCTCGCCGGTACTGGCATCCAGCAGCTCGTGCGGGTCGGCGGCACCGGGCGTCCAGCGGCCGAGGGTATAGTTTTCGAGGGTAGGGGTCATAATGCACGGACGTTAACCTCACCCCCTAGCCCCCTCTCCTGCGGAGAGGGGGGACTAGCTTCTAGTGCTAGACTAGATAACCAGCAGGTAAAGAGCGAAATAGTGGTTGAAGACTAAGTTGAGCTAAGAACTAAAATTAGAGCTAGTTCCCCCTCTCCGCAGGAGAGGGGGTTAGGGGGTGAGGTGTCGTTGAAGTTACACACGCTCTATAACCACAGCGTAGCCCTGGCCCACGCCGATGCACATCGTCACCAGCGCGTAGCGCTTGCCCTGCTTTTGCAGCTCCAGCGCGGCCGTGTGCAGCAGGCGGGCACCGCTCATGCCCAGCGGGTGGCCCAGGGCAATGGCCCCGCCGTTGGGGTTGATGCGCGGGTCGTCGTCGGCCAGGCCAAAGGCGCGGATGCAGGCCAGCGACTGCGCCGCGAAGGCCTCGTTCAGCTCGATAATATCGATGTTATCCAACGTCAAGCCGGCTTTTTTCAAGGCCTGCTGGCTGGCCGGCACCGGGCCGATGCCCATTATGCGCGGCTCGACGCCGGCCACGCCCATGCTCACAACGCGGGCCAACGGCTTGAGATTGTGTTGCTTGATACCGTATTCCGAAGCCAGCAGCAGGGCGGCGGCCCCGTCGTTGAGGCCTGAGGCGTTGCCGGCCGTCACGGTGCCGCCGGTTTTGCGGAAGGCGGGGCGCAGCCGGGCCAGGGCTTCCAGCGAGGTATCGGGCTTTAGAAATTCATCTTCCGCAAACAGCAGCGTCTCGCCCTTGCGCTGCGGAATGGCCACGGGCGCGATTTCCTCGGCCAGCCGGCCGTTGCGCTGGGCGGCGGCGGCTTTTTGGTGTGAAGCCAAGGCAAATTTATCCTGGTCTTCGCGGCTGATGTGGTACTGGTCCACCAGGTTTTCGGCGGTTTCGCCCATCGCGTCGGTGCCGTACAGCTCCTGCATTTTCGGGTTGATGAAGCGCCAGCCGAAGCTGGAATCAGCCATTTGCGCGTCGGTGCCGAAGCCTTTGCTGGGCTTCGACATCACCAGCGGCGCGCGGGTCATGCTCTCTACCCCCCCAGCCACGAACAGGTCGCCGTCGCCGCTGCGAATGGCACGGGCCGCCGCGATGCCCGATGATAATCCACTGGCACACAACCGATTCACGGTTTCACCCGGTACGGAGGGGGGTAGGCCGGCCAGCAGCGCGGCCATGCGGGCCACGTTGCGGTTGTCTTCGCCGGCCTGGTTGGCACAGCCCATAATAACGTCGGCCACGGCGGCCGGGTCGGCGCCGGGCTGGCGACCCAGCAGCGCGCGGATAGCGTGGGCCGCCAGGTCGTCGGGGCGCACGGCGGCCAGCGTGCCGCCAAAGTTGCCGATGGGTGTGCGCACGCCGTCGATGATATAGGCTTGATTCATAATGTTTTAGACTGCTGGTTATTGAAGCTGCCTAGGAAATCGCCAGAACGTCATTCCTCGGCAAGCTCGGAATGACGTTCTGATAATTTTTATGCTTCCTAATCAGCGCCGAAAGCCTAGGGCTAGCAATTAAAATTGTTGGTTTTCGGTGCTGGTGCGGTAGGCCGTGCCTTTGAACAGCGCCAGCTGCAGGCCATTCTGATTATGAATACCCACCTGGTACACGCCCACGCGGTGCTTGAGGCTCTCCTCAGTCGCCTCCACGGTAATAGTATCGCCGGGCCGGCCGGGCTCCAGGTAGTCGATGGTGACGCTGAGGCCCATACTCTGACGGCCGTGGGTGTTGCAGGCGATGGAAAACGCCGTGTCGGCCGCCGCGAACGTGACGCCGCCGTGCAGCATCCCGAAGCCGTTGAGCATTTCGGGGCGTACCGGCAGGCGCAGGCGGCAGTAGCCGGGCCGCACTTCCTCAATTACTACCCCCAGCCACGCGCTGAACGGGTCGCGGGTATCAAGCCAGGCTTGCACGGCGTGATGGGGCTGATTGGCCGGGTTTTCGGAAGAATTCATGTGGAAAAGAAACGTTGGTTGTCGCGGGCCAGCCGGCGCAGCAGCGAGCTGGCGCGGTAGCGGTCGTCGTGGTATTCGTGGTAGAGGCCATCCAGCGTAGCCAGCACCGTGGCCGGGCCTAGCTCGTCAGCCCAGGCCAGCAGGCCCTTCGGGTAATTTACGCCAGTAGTCATGGCCAGCTCCAAATCCTCACGCGAGGCCACGCCCAGGTACAGCGCGTCGGCCGCCTCGTTGATGAGCATCGCCAGCACGCGTTGCACGATGCGCTGGCCGGCTTCGGCGTCGCGCAGGGGGGTAGGGGCGGGCGCATCAGGCGCGTAGTCGTAGAAGCCGCGCCCCGCCTTGCGCCCGTAGTAGCCGGCCTCAAACAGCCGCTTCTGGGTGAAGGAAGGCCGGTAGCGCGGGTCGTAGAAAAAGGCCGCGAACACCGATTCCGTAACCCGGTAATTCACGTCGTGGCCGATAAAATCCATCAGCGCGAATGGCCCCATGCGGAAACCGCCCAGCTCGGTGAGCGCCCAGTCGATGGTGGCCACGTCGGCAATTCTTTCTTCCAAAATGCGAATTGCCTCGCCGTAAAATGGCCGCGCCACGCGGTTCACAATGAAGCCGGGCGTGTCCTGGGCCAGCACCGGGCGCTTGCCCCAGCCGGCTACCAGCGCGCGCACCTCTTCGGCCAGCCCGGCGCGGGTCTGCACGGCCGCAATCACCTCGACCAGCTGCATGAGCGGCGCGGGGTTGAAAAAATGGATGCCAATAAACCGCTCCGGCCGCTGGCACGCCGCCGCGATGGCCGTTATCGAGAGCGACGACGTATTGCTGGCCAACAGGCATTCGGCTGATACCACGGCCTCTACCTGCCTGAAAACCTGTTGCTTCACCGCCAAATCTTCCACAATTGCCTCGATAACCAGGCCGCAATCGGCGAGGTCCTGCATGGTGGGGGTAGGGCGCACGCGGGCGCTGGCCGCGGCGGCGGCCTCGGGCGTCAGCTTGCCTTTTTCAACTAGCTTACGCAGGCCAGCGGCGATGCTGGCCGTAGCCTTTTCGAGCGCGGCGGCGTTCTGGTCGAGCAGGCGCACCGGGTGGCCGGCCGTGGCTACCACCTGCGCAATGCCCGCGCCCATCGCGCCGCTGCCAATAATTCCGATGGTTATCATCTAACTGCTAACTACTTGGTAATCTGTTATTGCGAGCAACGCGAAGCAATCGTACCGAAACGATGACGACCAAACGATTTCGTTCTGGTGCGATTGCTTCGCGTTGCTCGCAATGACAGCTATAAAAAAAATTACTGGCCGGTAAACGTGGGCTGGCGCTTTTCGAGGAAGGCAGCTACCCCCTCGCGGTAGTCGGTGGTTTGGCCGGCGCGTAATTGGTAGTCGCCCTCGGCGCGCAGCTGCTGGGCCAGGTCATTGCCGAAGCTGCGGTTGAGCAGGTGCTTGGTGTAGGCCAGGCCCTTGGTAGGCAGGTTGGCCATTTTCTGGGCCAGCTTGGCTACTTCGTCATCGAATGCTTCGTCGGCGACGGCCCGGTAAATCATGCCCATTTGCACGGCTTCGGCGGCGCTCACTTTGTCGCCGGTGAGCATGAGGGCGCTGGCGCGCTGCAGGCCCACGAGGCGGGGTAGGAAATACGTCCCGCCGCTGTCGGGCACCAGCCCTATCTTGCTGAACGCCTGAATGAACGACGCCGATTCCTTGGCCACCACTAGGTCGCAGGCCAGCGCCAGGTTGGCACCCGCGCCGGCCGCCACGCCGTTCACGGCTGCAATCACCGGCTTCTCCAACTCCCTGATAAGCAGCACAATCGGGTTGTAGTGTTTCTCCACGATTTCCGACACGTCGGGCGCGTTCGGCCCAGTTATCTCCGCCAGGTCCTGGCCGGCGCAAAAGGCCCGGCCGGTGCCCGTGAGCACCACGGCCCGCACGCTGGCATCGGCCTGGCAGTCGCGCAGGTGCTGCTGCAAGGCCAGCGCCACCGGCTTATTGATGCTGTTAAAAACGTCGGGCCGGTTGAAGCGCAGGGTGGCCACGCCGTCGGCAAAAGAGTAGAGCAAAGAGGTGTCGGACATGAGAAAGAGGATGTAGCGCGAAGTTTCCACTTCGTGCGTGAGCGCAGCGAGCAACTCGCGTGAGTAGTCGGTTGGGTTGGTGCGGGGTCGCCTGCTCGCTGCGCTCGCGCACGAAGTGGAAACTTCGCGCTACTGCTACGCGTGGCATTTGAAATAATCGAACGGCTCGCGGCAGTCGTCGCACTGATACAGTGCCTTGCAGGCCGTGGAGCCAAACTGACTGACCAGGTGCGTATGTTCCGACTTGCAAAGCGGGCAGCGCACGGCCGTATCCTTACCAAACAAGTTGAGCACATGGCCGGTAGCCGTGCCGTCGATGGGCGGGGCGATGCCGTATTCTTCGAGCTTGCGGCGGCCGGCCGCGCTCATCCAGTCGGTGGTCCAGGCGGGGCTGAGCTGGTTTTTGATAACGACTTGCTTGTAGCCTTCAGCTAGCAGCCGCAACCGGATATCGGTGGCGATGGCGCTCATGGCCGGGCAGCCCGAGTACGTGGGCGTAATAGTAACGGTAATCTGCTCGCCTTCAATCCCTACCCCCCGCACAATGCCCAGGTCCAGAATGCTGAGCACGGGCACTTCGGGGTCGCTCACTTCCTCCAGCAATTGCCAGATGTGGGCCTCCGTGGGGACTGGGGGTGAGGTAGTTACCACGTCAGGCCGGGATAAGTGCGTTGCATATATTGCAGCTCGGCCAGCAGGTAGCCCAGGTGCTCGGAGTGCCGGCCCAGCTTGCCGCCGGGCTGCGCAAAGGCATCGGTGGGCACGGGCAGCGTGGCTTCGGCAAACACG from Hymenobacter psoromatis includes the following:
- a CDS encoding ABC transporter, which codes for MSLWQIIQRLLPFVRPYRRLVISTLLLTLVGSLAAQVNPFVLRYTVDTVQNLLNKGQGLAQGWQMLIWVSALLLAKELLNTGITFGQKYYGEKIRISVSGALAEAAVTRILGYELGFFSEGGNQTGKLQTRIDRGVESLMKLVQNFFIDILPLFANALVALVVMFLANKWVGLVATSILPIYFWLSYRQADRLNGTRRMLRSLREEKNHGLISIIDSIVVIKSFVREAYEGDKQLAVQNRLEEAQLATRKTNFRYDGLKSFFEQIGVVAIIVLTAYLVLVGQMSIGAIMFHVLLFNNVSAPIRQLHRIYDEMNEALTYAEGFFAILDADDQTERPGTLRPAHLYGRFELRHVNFTYPSGTAALHNVSMTIEAGKTTALVGLSGAGKSTIINLLCEFYRPNGGEVLLDGLPLSEYDTPALRQQIGLVLQKNHIFKGTIEENICYGNFNATQAEIEAAARQAYLHDQILDLPRGYQSDAQQLSGGQQQRIAIARLFLKNPPIIFLDEPTASLDAIATEQIKNSLDAIKQGRTVVIISHSLAQIVDADCIYVMKKGEAVESGTHAELYSTRGTYREIFDASARSLNIEKLAKTMADDGDEVLDTAL
- a CDS encoding phenylacetate-CoA oxygenase subunit PaaJ — encoded protein: MVTTSPPVPTEAHIWQLLEEVSDPEVPVLSILDLGIVRGVGIEGEQITVTITPTYSGCPAMSAIATDIRLRLLAEGYKQVVIKNQLSPAWTTDWMSAAGRRKLEEYGIAPPIDGTATGHVLNLFGKDTAVRCPLCKSEHTHLVSQFGSTACKALYQCDDCREPFDYFKCHA
- a CDS encoding enoyl-CoA hydratase, whose protein sequence is MSDTSLLYSFADGVATLRFNRPDVFNSINKPVALALQQHLRDCQADASVRAVVLTGTGRAFCAGQDLAEITGPNAPDVSEIVEKHYNPIVLLIRELEKPVIAAVNGVAAGAGANLALACDLVVAKESASFIQAFSKIGLVPDSGGTYFLPRLVGLQRASALMLTGDKVSAAEAVQMGMIYRAVADEAFDDEVAKLAQKMANLPTKGLAYTKHLLNRSFGNDLAQQLRAEGDYQLRAGQTTDYREGVAAFLEKRQPTFTGQ
- a CDS encoding enoyl-CoA hydratase, coding for MSTLPAGHVTTATDAAGITTITFFHPAHNSLPAAILAQLAAAITQAGHDEATKVVILQSEGERTFCAGASFDELRAVADAAQGLAFFCGFAHVINACRTCPKLLIGRVQGKAVGGGVGLAAATDYCLATTQAAVKLSELAVGIGPFVVGPAVERKIGASAFAQLAIDATQFRTAEWAAARGLYAEVLPDLPTLDAAVQALTQRLATTSPEAMRELKQVLWAGTEHWDSLLVERAAISGRLVLSEFTRAAIG
- a CDS encoding thioesterase, with product MNSSENPANQPHHAVQAWLDTRDPFSAWLGVVIEEVRPGYCRLRLPVRPEMLNGFGMLHGGVTFAAADTAFSIACNTHGRQSMGLSVTIDYLEPGRPGDTITVEATEESLKHRVGVYQVGIHNQNGLQLALFKGTAYRTSTENQQF
- a CDS encoding beta-ketoadipyl CoA thiolase (catalyzes the thiolytic cleavage of beta-ketoadipyl-CoA to succinate and acetyl-CoA), which produces MNQAYIIDGVRTPIGNFGGTLAAVRPDDLAAHAIRALLGRQPGADPAAVADVIMGCANQAGEDNRNVARMAALLAGLPPSVPGETVNRLCASGLSSGIAAARAIRSGDGDLFVAGGVESMTRAPLVMSKPSKGFGTDAQMADSSFGWRFINPKMQELYGTDAMGETAENLVDQYHISREDQDKFALASHQKAAAAQRNGRLAEEIAPVAIPQRKGETLLFAEDEFLKPDTSLEALARLRPAFRKTGGTVTAGNASGLNDGAAALLLASEYGIKQHNLKPLARVVSMGVAGVEPRIMGIGPVPASQQALKKAGLTLDNIDIIELNEAFAAQSLACIRAFGLADDDPRINPNGGAIALGHPLGMSGARLLHTAALELQKQGKRYALVTMCIGVGQGYAVVIERV
- a CDS encoding enoyl-CoA hydratase (catalyzes the ring cleavage reaction in phenylacetate degradation and the formation of 3-hydroxyacyl-CoA from crotonyl-CoA), encoding MTPTLENYTLGRWTPGAADPHELLDASTGEVIALANTEGFDFEQILAYGRRVGNPRLRRMTFHERGRMLKALAFHLQEKKELFYELSYRSGATRADSWIDIEGGIGNLFANASLRRKFPDKPFYVEGEPVGLSKGGTFMAQHLLVPKEGVAVHINAYNFPIWGMLEKIAVNLLAGMPAVVKPAVPSAYLTEAVVREIIASGILPDGALQLVVGSGQGILDHVTYQDVVTFTGSAATGTKLRAHPRIISEAVPFTLEADSLNAAVLGSDARPGTPEFDLFIKEVRKEMTAKCGQKCTAIRRAIVPADLLEDVQIALGKALAQTTIGHPQAEGVRMGALAGREQAERLREQVRQLAKTTPIVYGDLENVEILGKERGADVTKGAFISPIVLRNDHPFKHLDSHELEAFGPVVTLMPYHDPAEAIALANLGKGSLVCSLATNDPHLAQDFVLGAATHHGRILVLNGEMAKESTGHGSPLPQLVHGGPGRAGGGQEMGGIRGVEHFMQRVALQGSPSMITAITEVYQTGAKTVEYDKHPFQRYFEELEIGETYTTHKHTVTEADISNFAGISGDNFYAHVDATSLEGTLFTGRVAHGYYILSKAAGMFVDPRKGPVLLNYGLDECRFTKPVYPGTTIGVTLTVKEKIGQEKRDETDIAKGIVRWLVTVTDETGDTVAVATILTMVKKKNQA
- a CDS encoding 3-hydroxybutyryl-CoA dehydrogenase, with the protein product MTIGIIGSGAMGAGIAQVVATAGHPVRLLDQNAAALEKATASIAAGLRKLVEKGKLTPEAAAAASARVRPTPTMQDLADCGLVIEAIVEDLAVKQQVFRQVEAVVSAECLLASNTSSLSITAIAAACQRPERFIGIHFFNPAPLMQLVEVIAAVQTRAGLAEEVRALVAGWGKRPVLAQDTPGFIVNRVARPFYGEAIRILEERIADVATIDWALTELGGFRMGPFALMDFIGHDVNYRVTESVFAAFFYDPRYRPSFTQKRLFEAGYYGRKAGRGFYDYAPDAPAPTPLRDAEAGQRIVQRVLAMLINEAADALYLGVASREDLELAMTTGVNYPKGLLAWADELGPATVLATLDGLYHEYHDDRYRASSLLRRLARDNQRFFST